GTTAGGGTTGAACTCGGTTGACTATCATGCTTCTGCCTTATATTTCTTACAATTTAATTTGTCTGGTGCGCCTACATttgttaatttagttttttgaaTTGTCTGGATTGCTTTGGTTAatgagatttggagacatcagaataataatttttttaagggaGGAGTGATAGATCATTTCAAAATCTTCTCGATGACTTAATTGAAGGTCTCGTCTTGGGTAACCTCCAAAGTTCCttcaacttgttttttcttttcagaTTGGTGGTTGATCCTTTGACTTGTATGTTTTCGATTAAAAATAAGTGATTTATTTTAGACAAATCAGATGTTGATTTTGTTGGTTGTGAGAAAATGTTGATTTGTTTTGACAAATTGAGTGTTAGATGTAAAGATATGCCATTGAAAATCAATCAATCAATACAAATaataaagtattaaataattgtactaattaataattatttaaaatttaataagatATTGATCGatgtactttattttaaaatttaattctaaaattaaaatagtttaaatcAACCCGTCTAaacaaaatatcaataaaacAAAATACTTTAATTGTGCTAGATCctataattaaaaattgttaaaggAATGTCGTAATATACCTACTCACCTTATTCAAAATGACTTGTCACTATCTACTATTGTCCttctatttttcatatattttattttagtgtaAAATATGTTCGGAGAAAACAGTTGGTGGGAGGATTGGTAATTATTTTGATGTTATTTTTGTACcaagttttttttatgattatggTGGTGGGAGACattgttgttttggttttgctAGATATCCTTTTGTATAAGGTTGGAGAATAAGTGttttctctaatttaattaattcatttttatccaaatttaatttcaaacaaACTTGATAAATGCAAATGCATAACCATGCACATCTTTTTGTCATCTCAATCCATGGTCTTTAATTAactgtaaaaaataatttaaacactCTTCAAACACCAATATTATAGTCTGTACCGGTACTGGGCGAGGCTAAGACCTGCCTAGCTGCCCGACACCCAGTTGGTTTGCCTGAGAGACTGAATGGTCGAGACCTTTGGATGTTTGGCCGAGAGACCGAGTGGCCGAGACCTTTGGGgacttggccgagagaccgagaccttagaagacctAACTGGGACGGTCGAAGACCACAtggatttggccgatggccgaccctcACCATGAGAAGGtggccgatggccgaacccCATCACAATTAATTCTCAAACCAAGCTCAATGAAGCTAATCCAccatcaagaattaggtaatgcaaccctaagcgatatccacctcgataaacgggcccaacaaggtagacccataagaataatataaatagcacacattccaaggagtaaggtacgtcatttattactgttcacctacctgagagctgaccatccgctttactgacttgagcgtcggagtgccttcgcaggtacccccaccatccggtgttcacccgacgacTGAGTGCCGAGTGCTGAGGgataagcaggaggacgagaagaatcccagttcatcacccagtcacctgcccgtaccgaaggaaggagaagaagacttcaatagttctctaggtcccatctccctagcaggaacaattggcgcccaccgtggggccgagggatactagctgaaggaaaaaagtatatggtttcaacaagaagcatggaaAGAATGACTGAAGCCGACCAAACAATGCTGCTGCTGTCTCTCCAGAGGGAGATGGCCGAGATGCGAAGAAAGGCCGAGGAGGCCACTCAGAAAAATGAGCAAGAGCTGCAGGTTCTCCGCAGGGAGAACGAAGATATGAGAAAGAAGCTGGGGGAGGGAGGACCCTCTGTCATACCGACGAACGTGGTCGGCAAGTCCTACACCTCTCCCCCAACCCGGATGTGGCCGAGGGGACGAGAGGCCGACCCCCTCCCCGCGGAACTGAGATGGGCGACGAGTCATGCCTAATCAGGTCCACCCGGACGACCCTGACGGCCGACCCGAACCGCCGACATCCCTTTACAAACAACATCATCGAAGTCCCACTTCCTGAgaagtggaagggtttcaaccgaGACCAATACGACGGGTCGACCGACCTGGACGAGCATATGGACGCCTACACCACCCATATGAGTCTCTACACCTCGGACGACGCCGTCTTGTGCCGAGCGTTCCCCACATCCTTGAAGGGTGCAGCCCGTagttggttcaccaagctcTCACCCAACTCCATCGACAGCTTTGCCACGCTCGTCGCAAAGTTCGAAACACAGTTCGCGACCAGCCGGCCGCACCATCTGACCTCCATCGCTCTGGTAGGCATCCGccaggagaagggagagtcgcTGAGAACCTTCGTGGATAGGTTCAGCAAAGTGGCGATAAGCATCCGAAATCTGAGTCCGGATGTCgccatgcaccacatgctgacgGCTCTGCGTCCAGGGCCCTTTGCCGACAACCTATGCATGCAGCCGGCCGACAGCCTGGACGAGCTGCGAAAGAGAGCCGCTAAGTACATGCAGCTGGAGGAACTAAGAGAGTTCCGCAACCAGGCCCGTGCCGAGACCGGCGAAGAGAGGAAGGAAGAAAAGGACCGCCAAGCGCGGCCGATACAGAGAACTGACCGGCGACGGGAGAATCGAGACCGACCAATTCGATTCTCGAGATACACGCCGTTGACGGCTGAGAGAGGGAGGATCTTGGACGAAACCCTCAACGCCAAGTTGATCCCTCCGCCAAGGAAGGTGGCCAGCCCAAATAATGCCGACCGGAGGAAGCAGTGTCGGTACCACCAAAACACCGGACACTCGACCGACGAGTGTCAGGCTCTCAAGGATAAGATCGAGGAACTCATCCAAGCCGGGCATCTCCGACGTTTCGTCCGGAATGGCCGAGACCCACCCGGCCGGGAGGATCCACCCAGGCGGACGAGGTCACCTCAACGCGGCCGAAGTGACCGAAATGCAAGAGGCGACTGACAACCCGCAAGGGCCGACCGCCCACGAAGAGACGATCCCCCCAGGGAGGCCGATCAGAGAGGTAACCGAGAGGTTATCAATACTATAGCCGGCGGCTTCGCCGGAGGAGGAAGCACGAACAACGCTCGAAAGAGGCACCTCCGGGCGGTACATCAAGTGAACACGGTGGCATTCCGACCgaggatgccacccatcacTTTCATGGACGAGGACTTCAAGGGCGTAGACTACCGCCAGCAGGACGACCCGATGGTGATAGCGGTCGACATAGACCGATTCACCATACGGAAGACCctcgtggaccaaggaagctcggtgGATATCCTTTACTGGAAAACTTTCAAGGCTGTGAGGATGGCCGGGACCGAGATGATGCCATACGACGACCACGTGGTAGGATTCTCGAGCGAGAGGGTGGGCACCAAGGGTTATATCGACCTATACAGCACCTTCGGAGAGGGGAAGAGCACCAGGACCATCAAAATCCGATACCTGGTCATTGACGCCCACacttcctacaacatcctcctcggcCGACCATCCATCAACCGGCTGATGGTCATAGTATCAACCCCCCACCTCGCAATGAAGTTTCCCTCCAGAACAGGGGACATTCTCACGGTCCACGTAGACCAAAAAGAAGCACGAGAGTGCTAAGCCGAGAGCCTCCGGGTGGAACCTTTAAGGGCCGACTCCTCTCCCCTCAGAGTAAAGAAGTCCTCCCGAAAAGACCGCTCCCTCAGGAAGGACCGCCCGAGGGAAATCAGGCCAACCGTGGCGTTGGTGGACCTCGACCCCCGGGCGACCGAAGACAGACTGGAGGCAAGAGAAGAGCTAAGGAGAGTCCCCCTCCTCGACGAAGAAGACAACACGGCTGTAGGAACAGCCTTGGCAGCGGCCGAGGCCGAGATCTTGCATGCCGCACTAAAAAAGAACATCGACATGTTCGCTTGGACGCCGGCCGACATGCCGGGTGTGAGCCCCGATGTCATCACCCATCGGTTGTCAATATTCAAGGAAGCCCGCCCGATCTCCCAAAAGAAGAGGGACTTGGGCAAC
The sequence above is a segment of the Phaseolus vulgaris cultivar G19833 chromosome 2, P. vulgaris v2.0, whole genome shotgun sequence genome. Coding sequences within it:
- the LOC137809313 gene encoding uncharacterized protein, whose translation is MDAYTTHMSLYTSDDAVLCRAFPTSLKGAARSWFTKLSPNSIDSFATLVAKFETQFATSRPHHLTSIALVGIRQEKGESLRTFVDRFSKVAISIRNLSPDVAMHHMLTALRPGPFADNLCMQPADSLDELRKRAAKYMQLEELREFRNQARAETGEERKEEKDRQARPIQRTDRRRENRDRPIRFSRYTPLTAERGRILDETLNAKLIPPPRKVASPNNADRRKQCRYHQNTGHSTDECQALKDKIEELIQAGHLRRFVRNGRDPPGREDPPRRTRSPQRGRSDRNARGD